CCGGGGTAGCGCTTGCTGTGGAGCATGGGGGTCCAGCCCTCCCCGAGGGTGACGGGGGTTACATCTGGCAAGACGCTGGAGTAGCGCCACATGCCGAGACTCGCTGGAGAGGCTGCGGCGCGGGCGGCGATGTCTTCGCGCTTTGCGGTGTGGCGGAGCTTATCCATGTCGTAGCGGACGTAGAGGGAGCCGGCGCAGAGGGGGCAGAGAGTTTGAGGAGTTTCGGCGGTGACGTGGTGACGACAACGAGAACATTCGAGCGAAGCAATAACGGCCATATATTAGATGCTAACGGATACCTTGGGCGAAAAGACGCATTCTCAACAGGTTAAAGACTGATGAGTGAGATTCGCCTTGATCGATGATTCTGGTCAGACCGCGTGAGGCTTTGCGATCAGACTCGTGACTAGGGTGTCGTGATCAGATCGTCAGTGGCGCTGGAGCCAACGGCGGGACGAGAAGTCCGTGACGATGCTGGCGACGAGAAGCGCGAAACTGATGGCGAAGGCGCTGATGACCCAGTTGAGTTCCATACGGCCTTTGAGCATGAACCGGTCGAGGAGAGCCAGGACGAGGACGAGGACAGCCGCCTCTGCGAAGAACGAAGAACAGCGCGGTGCGGCGATGGCGATCAGGTCGAGGAGCGGGGATGGTTTCTTGTGGGGCGGAGCTTCGCCTCCGGGTGGAACCAGCGCAATTCGATTGGTGGGCTGGGGATTAGAAGCTGGAATTTGCTGCGGTGAGATGCTCCCGAGGGAGGTTAGTACATTTTTGTGAAACATAAACAAGCCTTTGTGGTGCCTGCTTCCAGTGTCTCCCGGGTGGTGCGTGAATGTCACGTGAATTTCCGGTAAATGAAAGATAATGAATGGTTTATGGATTTTTATGCGTGACGAATGAGAGAATATGCACTGAAATCGAGGTTCAAATGCGATTAATCGCAGTGGATATGGACGGGACGCTGGTGGGGCCGGATGGGCGTGTCAGTGAGCGGAATCTGGCTGCGATGAAGGCGGCGGAGGCGGCTGGTGTGCGTGTGGTGGTGGCGACGGGGCGGCGGCACTCTTATGCGATGAAGGTGCTGCGCGGGCTGGGTCTGCGGGAAGAGGATGCGCTGATCAGCTCGAATGGGACGGTGACGCGGACGATTGGGGCGCAGCTGCTGGAGAGGACGTTGCTGCCGGTGGAAACGGCACGGTGGCTATGTGGACATGTGGAGGAGTTTCGCGATGCGCTGGTGGTTACCTTCGATAAGGTGGGCGACGATGGGGAGGATGTGCGGGGGGCACTGGTGGTGGAGCATCTGGCGGAGCTGAACGCGAGCATCGGCAGGTGGGTGGCGGCGAATGAGCCTTATATCGAATGTGTGGTGCCGATTGAAAAGGCGCTGGAGGGGCACGCGCCGATCCAGATGATGCTTTGCGGGACGGTGGAGCGGATGCGGCGGGCGGAGGCGCGGCTGCTGGAGCATCCGGGGGTGTCGGCTGTTGGGGTTACGCCGCTCGGGAAGGATGAAGTGGGGCGGTTGGAGGATATTGGGCGGATTAAGGGTGGAATTTCTCCCCAGGGGAGGGCTGTTGGCGCGGAGGCGGCGCTGCATCGGACGGAGTATCCGGAGCGGGATTTGAGTATCGTGGATATTTTGCCGGCGGGGTGCAGCAAGGGGTCGGCGCTGCTGCGACTGGCGGAGACGCATGGGGTGAAGGCGGAGGAGATTCTGGCGATTGGGGATAACTGGAATGACGTTTCGATGCTGGAGGTTGCGGGGCAGGCGGTGTTGATGGGAAACGCTCCGGAGGATTTGAAGGCGATGGCTGCAGAGAGAGGGTGGGTGATGGGGCGGCGGCATGATGAGGACGGTGTGGCGGAGGCGATTGAAGCGGTGTTGAACGGTCTGCCAGTGACACGATAGTGGGAGTTTAGATCGGGTCGGTGGAGGGTTGAGGGTGTTAGGCTTTGAAGGTGGCAATGTGTCTTAAAGCGTTTGTGTTCGGCGTAGCGTTGGCGGCGGTGTGCCCGCTGGCGCACGCGGCTGAGCATGTGACGCTGAAGAACGGGTTCGAGGTGGATTGCGTTCGGCGGGAGGCAGTTGGGGACCGGGTCCGTCTTTACTTTGTTGAGAGAGGTAAGCCCGCATCCGATTCGAACTATATGGACGTCGCTTCGGATGCAGTGGTTCGGGTGGAGATGATCGCGGATTTGCCGGAACCCGTGGCGGAGGTGAAGGCGCCGTCTGCGGTAACGTTGATGATCGCGCCGACGAAGGAAGAGATGCATGAGATGTTGGCGCATGCGGGAACAGCGCACAACATTGATGAGGATCTGCTGGCGAGTGTGGTGAGGGCAGAGAGTGGCGGACAGGTAAGGGCAGTTTCGCGGACGGGCGCGCAGGGTTTGATGCAGCTGATGCCAGGGACTGCGAGTGCGATGGGCGTGGAGGATGCGTTTCGTCCGGAGCAGAATATCTCGGGCGGTACGGCGTATCTGGATTTGATGCTGACGCGCTATCACGACAATGTGGCGTTGGCACTGGCGGCTTACAACGCCGGGCCGGGTGCGGTGGATAAGTATCACGGGGTGCCTCCGTATCGCGAGACGCGGGCGTATGTGGCCAGAGTGATTCGCGAGTTCAACCGGCGGAAGCAGATGGCAATGGTCGCTCAGGCACGGTAAGACAGCACAGGCTACAGACCAAGAGAGAGATTGATGACGAAGCGTAATGGAGTGGTGTGGGGAGTCGGCGCAGTCGCGCTGGTGGTGCTGGTGTGGTTGTTTCGGGCCAAGGTGCAGTTTGACTGGGCCAACTTCTGGCAACAGCTTCGGTATGTGAGCCTGGGACATATCGTTGCGGGTATTGTGCTGATTTACGTTACGTTTTATCTGCGGGCGGTGCGGTGGTCGGTGTTTCTGTCGCCGACGAAGAAGGTTGCGGCCACTTCCCTGGTGGGTTCGCAGTTTATTGGCTTTACGGCTGTGGCACTGTTTGGGCGGCTGGCTGATTTCACTCGGCCGTACCTGATATCGCGGCGGGAGAATCTGTCCTTGAGTTCCCAGGTGGCGGTTTGGACGATTGAGCGAATGTTTGATCTGGGCGCGGCTGCGCTTATCTTTTCTGGAGCGCTGGCGTTTACTCCTAAGGGGCTGCCGCATCATGAGGTGTTCGTGCGGGCAGGCGTGTTGAGCATGGCGGCGACGCTGGCGATTGCTATCTTTGCGGGTGTGGTGCGGGTTGCGGGTGGGACGGTGGCGTCATTCGCACGGGGGACGGTGGGGCTGGTTTCGAAGTCTGCTGGAGAGAGTATCGCTACGAAGATCGTCGGGTTTCGGGATGGGCTGAATGCGTTGTCTTCGGCGCGGGACTTTGGTGTGGTGACGCTGCTGTCGCTGACGATATGGATGATGATTGGGTTCGCTTATTTGGAGACGGCGCATGCGTTTGTGCATACGCCTGAGTTGGCAGGGGTGACGTTTTCGCGGACGATGCTGCTGATGGCGGCGAGTATTGGCGGGTCTTTGGTGCAGCTGCCGATCATTGGGTGGTTTACTCAGATTGCGATTACGGCTGCGGCGATGCATACGTTTTATGGTGCGCCGATAGAGGCTGCTACGGCTTGCGGAGCGTTACTGCTGGTGGTGACTTTTCTTTGCATCATTCCTACTGGGTTGATTTATTCGCGGGTGGAGCATGTGAGCTTGAAGAAGGTGGCGCAGGAGAGCGAGGCGGCTGGGGCTGCGGTGGTGGAGGGGTAGAAGGCGATGTCCTGCCGGACGGGCGCCCTACGCGGGCGGCGGTCACTTCGTGACTTGTGTACCTTTTTGCGGTGAGTGAAGGGCGCTGGGCCTCCCGTTGGTCGGCGATCGTGATTCCGACCAACGGGAGGATCTTTGCTGACGACTTGCCGAGACAGGTATACCCGTCACGAAGTGACCGCCGCCCGCGCAGGGCGCCCGTCTGGCAGGACACGCGCTGCTAGAATCGATTTATTCCGATGAAGTGCCCCTACTGTGGTTTTGCCCAGGACCGAGTTGTCGATTCACGCGAGAGTAAAGACGCCGATTCGATACGCCGGCGACGGGAGTGCGAAGGCTGTAACAAGCGATTTACGACGTATGAGCGGATCGACGAGATCCCCTACATGGTGGTGAAAAAAGATGGACGGCGGGAGAAGTTCGACCGGCAGAAGGTGCTGAGCGGGCTGCTGCATGCTTGCGAAAAGAGGCCGGTCGCCGCTGTGAATCTGGAACGGATCGTAGATGAGACCGAGGCGTATGTGGTCGATTCTCCGGAGCGAGAGCGGACGACCAATGAGGTTGGCGAGTTGATTATGTCGCGGCTGAAGGAGATCGATACGGTTGCGTATATTCGGTTCGCGAGTGTGTATCGGGACTTCAAGGATGTTCGCGAGTTCAAGGAAGAGTTGGAAGAGCTTCTGAATGGAAAAGACCTAAAGAAAAGGCGGTAGGGAATGACGGCAACGAAGAAGACGCACAGGATTACTTTGATTGCGGGAGATGGGATTGGCCCGGAGGTCTCTGGCGCGGTGGTGAAGATTCTTGAGGCCGCGGGTGCGGCGACGGGTGTGGCGTTTGACTGGCACCCATATGACGCGGGGGCGAATGCGTTCGAGAAGACGGGTGAGTACATTCCGAAGGTGTTGTATGACTCGATCGAGAAGAATCGCGTGGCGCTGAAGGGGCCGGTGACTACGCCGGTTGGTGGAGGGTTCGCTTCGATCAATGTGACGCTGCGGAAGAAGTTTGAGCTGTTTGCGAACTTTCGGCCGGTGAAGAATCTGCCGGGTTTGAAGACGAAGTATCCGGGGCTGGATCTCGTGATTGTGCGCGAGAATATGGAGGATCTGTACGCCGGGCTGGAGCATGAGGTGGTGCCGGGGGTGGTGCAGGCGCTGAAGATTATTACGGAGAAGGGTTCGACACGGATTGCGAAGTTTGCGTTTGACTATGCGCGGAAGCATGGGCGGAAGAAGATTCATGCGATCCATAAAGCGAACATCATGAAGCTGTCCGATGGCCTGTTTCTTCGGTGCTGTCAGACGGTCGGGAAGGATTTTCCGGAGATCGCGTACCACGAGCACATTGTTGATAACACATGTATGCAGTTGGTGATGAATCCTTATCAGTACGACATTTTGCTGACTGAGAATTTGTATGGGGATATTCTGAGCGACCTTTGCAGTGCGTTTGTGGGTGGGCTTGGGTTGGTGCCAGGGGCGAACCTGGGGACGGAGTGCGCGATCTTTGAGGCGGTGCATGGGTCGGCTCCGGATATCGCGGGGAAAGATATGGCGAACCCGACGGCGTTGCTGCAGAGCGCGGTGTTGATGCTGCATCACATCGATGAGCCGTCGACTGCGGAGCGTGTGCAGGCTGGGCTGGAGCAGGTCTATCGCGAGGGTAAGACGCTAACGAAAGATGTTGGCGGCACGAGCGGGACGAAGGCGTTTGCGGATGCAGTGGTGGAGGCGATGGAAGCTCCAGTGGCGGCGGCTTAAGTCTGGGTGTTTGATGCAACTCTGAGGTTCTCAACAAAGGATCGGTTGTGTGAGGTGGTATGAGGCGGATTTGTGGTTGGTTGATGGCCGCCGCGATTGCAGCGGCAGGGTTGAGCGGATGTAAGCCGAGTGACGCAGTGAAGCATAGCGGGGATGGAAACACGGCGACGGTGCCGACCACTCCTCCGGCTTCGACTGTTCAGTTCGACAAGGCGACGCTGGGAATGGTGACGGGGACGATCCGTTTTGCTGGGAAGGCTCCGGAGCCTGTGAAGATCGATATGTCGATGGATCCGGTTTGCTCGATGACTGCGGGAGACAACTTTGCGGAGCAGTATGCGGTGAAGGGTGGCAAGCTCGGGAATGTGTACGTGTATATCAAGAGCGGGCCTCCGGCTGCGATGCTGGCGGGTGGGCCGACGCCTGCTCCGGTGGTGCTGGACCAGGTGGGATGCAAGTATGTGCCGCATGTGATCGCAGTGGTGCGGGGCGGGTCGGTGGAGTTCAGGAACTCAGACTCGACGATGCACAACATTCATACGATGCCGACGGTGGTGGGAAGTCAGCCGATCGATATCTCGCAGGGGCCGAAGGGCGCGCCGCAGGTGAAGCAGTTCAATCAGCCGGAGGTGATGATTCCGGTGCGATGCAATAACCATCCCTGGATGAACGCGTTTATCAATGTGTCGGCGACGCCGTTTTTTGCGGTGACGGATGCCGATGGACATTTTGGGATCACTGGATTGCCGGCGGGGACGTATACTTTGGCGGCGGTGCACGAGAAGCTCGGCGAGCAGACGATGACGGTGACGGTTGAGCCGAAGGGAACGACGAAGGCGGACTTCAGTTTCAGCGTGAAGTAGAAGTTGATCGCGAAAAAAATCAAAGGACAGCTACGGAGGCGGGATGATTGCAGGATTGGCGGTGTTGGCGGCACAGCATTCGGCGCAGTTTACGGTTGATTTGGCCTTCGTGGTACATGCGCTGCCGCTTTGGTTTCTGGTGTTTGCTCTGTTTCTGCCACGGCTGGCGATGGTCGTGGCTTGGTTTCAGGGGTTGCTGGGGCCGTTTCACTTCGATCTGACACCACCACACTTCCAGGGCTTGGTTCCTCTGCTTTTCTGGCTACTGCTGCCAAGGGCGCTGGTGCTGTATCTGATCTATCAGGATCAGGGGATTCACTTCTGGTTTCTGCTCCATCTGCTGGTGGCCTTGTTGGTGTGGGCGGGCGGTGGGCACCGGATGACGCGCTCGCGGCGGCGGGATAATTAGAGAACGTCCTGCCGGACGGGCCTCCTGCGCGGAGGGCGGTCACTTCGTGACTTGTATACCCTTTTTGCTGGGTCTTCTGCCTGGCCCTACCGTTGGTCGGCATGTGATGAGTGACGGTGTTCGGCCGGCGCGTTATTCTTAGTGGATGGAACGACGCAGGGTTGGCATTCTTGGCGCGACCGGAATGGTCGGGCAGCGATTCATTCAACTTTTGAGCAATCATCCGTGGTTCGAGATTGCGTGGCTGGCGGCGAGCGATCGCAGCTCTGGGAAGACGTACGCCGATGCTTGCAGGTGGAAGCTGGATACTCCACTGCCAAAGCGAATCGCGGCGATGACGTTGCAGCCAAATGTTCCTGAGGGCTCGGCGATTGAGCTGCCAAAGATTATCTTTGCCGCGCTGGATGCGGATATTGCGCGGGAGCTGGAGCCGCAGTTTGCGGCAGCGGGATGCGCGGTGATTTCGAACTCCAGCGCGTTTCGGATGACGGCGGATGTGCCGTTGGTGGTGCCTGAGGTGAATGCGGATCATCTTGCGCTGCTGGAGACGCAGAGTTGGCGGAACGAGCATGGCGGGCGCGGCGGGTATATCGTCACGAATCCTAACTGCAGCGCGATTGGGCTGGTGCTGGCGCTGAAGCCGCTTGAAGAGAAGTTTGGCATTGAGAGCTTGTTCGTTTCGACGATGCAGGCGGTAAGCGGCGCGGGCTATCCGGGGGTGGCATCGCTCGACATTCTGGGGAACGTTGTGCCGTTCATCAAGAATGAAGAGGAGAAGCTGCAGGAAGAGGTCGGCAAGCTGCTGGGGGAGCGCAAGGGCTCGAAGATCGAGTTGCTGGATGCGAAGGTGAGTGCGCATTGCAACCGGGTTGCGGTGGAGGATGGACATACGGAGTGCGTGAGCATCAAGCTGAAGAAGAAGGCTACGCGCGAGGAGATTCTGGCGGCGTGGAAAGAGTTTTTGCCGCTGGAGGGACAACATCTGCCGACCGCTCCTGATCAGCCGGTGGAGTATGCCGAGGGAGTGGACCGGCCGCAGCCTCGGCTGGACAGGATGCGCGGGCATGGGATGGCGGCGACGGTGGGACGTTTGCGCGAGTGCACTTTGTTGGATTGGAAGTTTGTGGTGTTGTCGCACAATACGATTCGCGGAGCCGCAGGCGCAGCGGTGTTGAACGCGGAGGTGCTGGCGTTGTTGGGCAAACTGGATAAGTTGGGCGTTCCATTGGAGAGGTTTTCGGCCAGGGCCGTGGCGGTGACGGCTTGAGTGTAGCGCGAGAGAAGCTGGTCGTGATGAAGTTTGGCGGCACGTCAGTGGAAGATGCGCCGGCCATGAAGCGGACTGCGGCGATCGTTCGCGGACGACGGGAGAAGGGGCTGGAGGCTGTCGTTGTGGTATCGGCGATGGCGAAGGTGACGGATCTGTTGTTGTCTGCTGCGTCTGCGGCTGGACGCGGTGACAAGGCTGGGTCGCTGGCGATTGGCGCTCGGTTGAGGCACCGGCACATCGATACGTCGACCGCGTTGCTTGAGGGGGAGCGGTGCGTCCGAGTTCAGCAGGTGTTGCACCAGGAGTTCGATGCGCTGGACGATCTGCTGCGTGGGATCGCGGCGGTGGGAGAGCTGACTCCGCGTACGAATGATCTGGTTGTGAGCTTTGGCGAGAGGTTGTCGAGCAGGATGATGGCGGAAGCGCTGGATCAGCACGGGCTGCAGGGCGCACATGTGGATGCTCGAAGCTGCATCATTACCGATGCAAGCTACGGCAAGGCGGTGCCGCAGGATGCTGCGATTGAAGCGAAGCTGGCGGAGATTGTGTTGCCGCTGGTTGCAGTTGGAAAGACGCCGGTGATGGGCGGATTTATCGGATCGACGGCGGAGGGTGTGACCACTACGCTGGGGCGTGGGGGGAGTGACTTCACCGCTGCGCTGGTGGGTGGCGGGATGCATGCAGGCGCGATTGAGATCTGGACAGACGTCAACGGCATTATGACGACCGACCCGCGGATCTGCCCGGACGCGCTGCGGGTGAAGACGATCAGCTTTGAGGAGGCGGCCGAGTTGGCTTACTTCGGCGCGAAGGTTCTGCATCCGGCGACGATTCTGCCTGCCGTGCAGAAGAGCATTCCGGTGTGGGTGCTGAACTCGCGCAATGCGGAGAATGAAGGCACGAAGATTACAGCGATGGCGGCGAAGTGCGCGAGTCCGTTCAAAAGCATCGCGGCAAAGAAGCGGTTGACGATTATTGATGTCGTCGCGAGCCGGATGTTGATGTCGCATGGATATCTAAAAGCTGTGTTTGATGTCTTCGACAAGTGGAAGTGCGCAATTGATATGGTCTCGACGAGTGAGGTGAGTATCTCGCTGACGGTGGACAGCAATCAGCAACTGCCGGAGATCTGCGCGGAGCTGGCGAAGATTGCGGACGTGAAGATGGAAGGGCATAAAGCACTCGTTTGCCTGGTTGGAGAGGATATTCGTGGGCACAATGGCATTGCGGGGCAAGTGTTTTCGGCGATCAGCCATGTGAATGTGCGGATGATCTCGCAGGGAGCGAGCGAGATCAATATGAGTTTCATGATCGATGAAGAGGATGTAGAGGAGGCGGTGCGCAGTTTGCACAACCACTTCTTTGCGAACCCGGATGAGACGGTGTTCGATGTTGCGAACAGGGTTCAGCTAGAGAGCAAGACTTAGGAAGGCATATATGCGGGTTCTGGTTTTGGGAATGGGGAAGACCGGCAAGCTGGTGGCATCGGTTGCCGCGGAACGGGGCCATAGCGTGAATGTGCTGGATGCGAAGGAGAATGCGGGAGCCTCGGCGCTGACACCACCGTTTGTTTCGGGGTTCGATGTGGTGATTGATTTCACTACGCCAGAGGCGGCGGTTCAGAATATGCGGGCTTGCCTGGCGACGGGCGCAAAGATGGTGATTGGGACGACGGGATGGTATGACAAGCTGACGGATATGAAGTCGTTGGCGGAGCGGAAACAGGCGGGATTGTTGTATGGAACGAACTTTTCCATCGGTGTGCAGGTGATGCTGCGCCTCGCAAAGACGATGGGGGAAGATCTGAAGAAGGCGGGGTATGCGTTTTCGATCGCGGAGACGCATCATGCGAGCAAGCTGGATTCGCCCTCTGGCACCGCGATAAGTTTGTCTAAGGTTGTGGAGGCTGCGACTGGTGCGACTGCGGTGCCGGTTGAGTCGAAGCGTGACGGCGATGTGATGGGACTGCATTCGCTGATTGCTGCGAGCGACGCAGACCGTCTGGTGCTGACGCATGAGGCGTTTTCGCGACGGGGATTTGCCGAGGGCGCGGTGCGAGCAGCGGAGTGGTTGTCGTCGCGGTCCGGATGCTACGACTTCCAGAGTGTTTTTAACGAGATTTAGTTGGTGTTGCGAGGAGATGTTATGAGTGTTGCGGAGATGGTTTCAAAGTCGCCAGTGATGAAGTTCGCGGATCTCACGTTTGAAGAGAAGCTGGATCGGCTGGCAGAGGTCGCGGTGAAGGTCGGGCTGGGCTTGCGCGCTGGACAGGAGCTGATCATGTCCGCTCCGATGGAGGCGTTGCCGTTGGTGCGGCGGATCACCGAACACGCGTATAAAGCAGGGGCGCTGCTGGTGACGACATTCTATGCGGATGATCCGAGTGTGCTGGCGCGGTTCGAGTATGGCGCGGATGCGAGTTTTGATCATGCACCGAAGTGGCTGCAGGATGGGATTGCAGAGGGTTTCCGGAGTGGAGCGGCTCGGTTGGCGATTGCGGGAACTAACCCGGCGCTGCTGGCGAAGCAGGATCCGGCAAAGGTGGCGCGGGCCAATGTTGCGGCGTCGAAGGCGGGTAAGCCGGCGATGGAGTTGATTACGCGGCACGAGATCAACTGGACGATCGTTGCGTGTGCGACGCCGGAGTGGGCGAAGCTGGTGTTTCCGGGCGAGCCGGTGGAGGTCGCAGTTGCGAAGCTTTGGGAGGCGATCTTTGTGGCCTCACGCGTGGCGGTGGATGATCCGGTGCTTGAGTGGCAGGAGCATGGTGCGCGGCTGAAGAAGCGTATGGAGATGCTGAATGCGAAGCGGTTTTCGGCGTTGCACTTCAAATCGCAAGATGGGACGACGAATTTGACCGTTGGGTTGGCGGATGATCATCTTTGGGCCGGTGGTGGGACGACTGCGGGGAATGGGATTTATTGTCAGCCGAATATTCCTACCGAGGAGTGCTTTACGACTCCGCACAAGGACCGCGTGGATGGGACGGTCAGGGCGTCCAAGCCACTGTCGCACCAGGGGACATTGATTGAAAATATTGCGGTGCGATTTGAAGACGGCAGGATTGTCGAGGCCACGGCGACGGCTGGTGAGGATGTGTTGAATCGTCTGATCAGTACGGACGATGGGGCGCGACGATTGGGTGAGGTGGCGCTGGTGCCGCACTCGTCGCCGATTGCGCAGAGTGGTGTGCTGTTCTGGAATACGCTGTTCGATGAGAATGCGGCGAGCCATATTGCGCTGGGACAGGCTTATTCGACGTGCTTGATCGGCGGCGAAAAGATGGATGCGGAGCAACTGGCGGCGTTGGGCGCGAATGCCAGTTTGATCCATGTCGACTGGATGATTGGGTCGGGTGAGATGGATGTGGATGGTGTGGCCGCCGATGGAACAGCCGAGCCGTTGGTGCGCAAGGGTGAGTGGGTTTAGCCGGGTTGAGCCTATGTGGGCTCTATGGCTAACCGGGCTTCTCAGTGTCCACTTGAACCGGTCAGCGGATTCGGCTTCCGAAAAACTCGGCTAGCGAGGGGATGTAGAAGGGGAAGGGCATGTAGTCGTGCCATCCGACGAGCAGGGAGAAGACAACGTGGATCAGAGGCGCCATGAGAAACGCTATAGGGACGTACTGGCAAATCTCGATGCGGGACATTCGCAAAGCAAGCGGCGCTAGGGTGAGTGTGACCAGGGCTGGGAGGCCGTAGTAGATCTGCCACGGGAGTGTGTGGAACCAGAGATGGGAATATCTCGCGAAGACCATTCCTGCTACCACTACGATTGTCGCAAGGGTTAGAAGTGCCCTCGAGTTGGGCTTGTCTTTCGTTTACGAGTGACAAACAAGAGGACGGCAATAAACAGAAGAGACGCGGCTGCCATGAAGATGAGGAACCGGCTATGTCTGGCATCTAGACTCCGAGTTTCGATTTACGAGCTTTCGCAGGTGCGGTCAGCGTTGGTCGTGCAGGACTACGAGACAGATCGCGGAGAAGTTCCACCCGGTTTTTCGGATCGATTCAGGAAATTTTCCTCGCATTCGCAGGAAATTCGCTGTAGATTGATGTTCAACCGCACTGCGGTTCGTCCAAACATCCAAGTTCTCAAAGAGCAGTTCCGGCAAGACGATCTGGTTTGCGGGAGACCTTTAGCTTATTCGTTCCCTCAGTAGGCGTATTCCTTCTGTTGCCGCGGTGTCGCATCTCTACTAATCGACTTTCGAGGAGAACTTCTATGAATTCCGATATGACGCAAGGCGTTTCCCGCAGATCGTTTCTGCGCATTGTTGGTGCAGCCTCGGCGGCCGCTACCTCTTTTCCAGCCTTTGCCGCGATCGCACCTGCTGCTGCGCCCGCAGGACAGGCGGGCCGACGAAGTGGATCGCGTGGGATGCAGGCGCTGTCGGCTGACACCGTGGTGATCAGTTCGAATGAGAATCCGCTGGGACCGGCGCAGTCCGCGTTGACGGCGATATGTAGCATGGGCGTGCAGGGCGGCCGGTATCACTGGGATGAGTATGTGAAGACGATCGATGTCTTCAACGGGGAGTTTGGGCTGAAGAAGGATTATTCGGCGCTGTTCCCTGGGTCGAGCGGGCCGCTGGATCTGGCGCTGATGTCGAACCTTGGCCCGGACAAGCCGCTGGTTTATGGAGACCCCAGCTATGAGCAGGGGCCGCGCGCGGCAGAGGTGATGAAGGCTCCGAAGTATCCTGTGCCGCTGACTGCGACCTATGCGCATGACGTGCGGGCGATGTTGAAGGCGCATCCTTCACCGGGGGCGTATTACATTGTGAATCCGAATAATCCTACGGGGACGATGACTCCCAAGGAAGACATCGTGTGGCTGGTGAATAACAAACCGAAGGGGTCGGTGGTGATCATCGATGAGGCTTATCATCACTTCTCGAATGACGAGTCATGCATCGACCTGGTGAACCAGGATAAAGATGTGATTGTGATGCGGACGTTCTCGAAGATCTATGGGATGGCTGGCTTGCGGGCGGGGTTCGTCGTGGCGAGACCTGATTTGATTGACCGTTTCAATAATGTTGGTGGGCCTAGCCAGAGTCTGGCCAGCGTCTCAATTACGAGCGCTGCTGCTGCTCGTGCAAGTTTGCAGGACAAGGACCTTGTGCCGCTGCGCAAGAAGATCAACGCAGATATTCGTACGGAGACGGTGGAGTTTTTGACGAAGCATGGTTACAAGGTCATTCCGGGGTCGCAGGGCAATATGTTCATGGTGGATGTGAAACGCCCTGGGAAGGAGTTTCAAAACGCCATGCTGAAGGAGAACGTTGCGATTGGGCGGACCTGGTCGGCGATGCCGAACTATGTGCGTGTGACGGTGGGGACGAAGGCAGAGATGGCGAAGTTCCAGACGGCTTTCGTGAAGTGCATGGATATGCCGGCGGGCGCGGCGAACGGAGCGGCGGCGCTGCATATGCCGGAGTTCCATGTGCCGTCGGAGCTTTATCGAGGCTAGTCGTGTAAAAAGTGTTGAGCCTCGGCGAGAGATCGTCGGGGCTTTTTTTTGCTTTGCGGAGCGGCGGGGACGGATGTTCTGAAAATCAACACCGCTGACGCGGTAAACTTGCAGTCATTATGGAATTGACGGGTTGTGGAACGGCGCTGGTGACTCCCTTTCGCAGGGACGGCAGCGTCGACGAACCTGCGCTGCGTGCGCTGGTGCTGTGGCAGGTTGAGAGCGGGATCGATTTTCTTGTGCCTTGTGGGACGACCGGCGAGGCTTCAACTTTGACTGAAGTCGAGTGGTTGCGGGCTATTGAGGTCGTGGTTGCTGCGGCGGGGGGACGGGTGCCGGTGTTTGCGGGATGCACGCATAACTCGA
This Tunturibacter gelidoferens DNA region includes the following protein-coding sequences:
- a CDS encoding aminopeptidase, producing MSVAEMVSKSPVMKFADLTFEEKLDRLAEVAVKVGLGLRAGQELIMSAPMEALPLVRRITEHAYKAGALLVTTFYADDPSVLARFEYGADASFDHAPKWLQDGIAEGFRSGAARLAIAGTNPALLAKQDPAKVARANVAASKAGKPAMELITRHEINWTIVACATPEWAKLVFPGEPVEVAVAKLWEAIFVASRVAVDDPVLEWQEHGARLKKRMEMLNAKRFSALHFKSQDGTTNLTVGLADDHLWAGGGTTAGNGIYCQPNIPTEECFTTPHKDRVDGTVRASKPLSHQGTLIENIAVRFEDGRIVEATATAGEDVLNRLISTDDGARRLGEVALVPHSSPIAQSGVLFWNTLFDENAASHIALGQAYSTCLIGGEKMDAEQLAALGANASLIHVDWMIGSGEMDVDGVAADGTAEPLVRKGEWV
- the dapB gene encoding 4-hydroxy-tetrahydrodipicolinate reductase, which codes for MRVLVLGMGKTGKLVASVAAERGHSVNVLDAKENAGASALTPPFVSGFDVVIDFTTPEAAVQNMRACLATGAKMVIGTTGWYDKLTDMKSLAERKQAGLLYGTNFSIGVQVMLRLAKTMGEDLKKAGYAFSIAETHHASKLDSPSGTAISLSKVVEAATGATAVPVESKRDGDVMGLHSLIAASDADRLVLTHEAFSRRGFAEGAVRAAEWLSSRSGCYDFQSVFNEI
- the asd gene encoding aspartate-semialdehyde dehydrogenase — its product is MERRRVGILGATGMVGQRFIQLLSNHPWFEIAWLAASDRSSGKTYADACRWKLDTPLPKRIAAMTLQPNVPEGSAIELPKIIFAALDADIARELEPQFAAAGCAVISNSSAFRMTADVPLVVPEVNADHLALLETQSWRNEHGGRGGYIVTNPNCSAIGLVLALKPLEEKFGIESLFVSTMQAVSGAGYPGVASLDILGNVVPFIKNEEEKLQEEVGKLLGERKGSKIELLDAKVSAHCNRVAVEDGHTECVSIKLKKKATREEILAAWKEFLPLEGQHLPTAPDQPVEYAEGVDRPQPRLDRMRGHGMAATVGRLRECTLLDWKFVVLSHNTIRGAAGAAVLNAEVLALLGKLDKLGVPLERFSARAVAVTA
- a CDS encoding pyridoxal phosphate-dependent aminotransferase; translation: MNSDMTQGVSRRSFLRIVGAASAAATSFPAFAAIAPAAAPAGQAGRRSGSRGMQALSADTVVISSNENPLGPAQSALTAICSMGVQGGRYHWDEYVKTIDVFNGEFGLKKDYSALFPGSSGPLDLALMSNLGPDKPLVYGDPSYEQGPRAAEVMKAPKYPVPLTATYAHDVRAMLKAHPSPGAYYIVNPNNPTGTMTPKEDIVWLVNNKPKGSVVIIDEAYHHFSNDESCIDLVNQDKDVIVMRTFSKIYGMAGLRAGFVVARPDLIDRFNNVGGPSQSLASVSITSAAAARASLQDKDLVPLRKKINADIRTETVEFLTKHGYKVIPGSQGNMFMVDVKRPGKEFQNAMLKENVAIGRTWSAMPNYVRVTVGTKAEMAKFQTAFVKCMDMPAGAANGAAALHMPEFHVPSELYRG
- the lysC gene encoding lysine-sensitive aspartokinase 3, translated to MKFGGTSVEDAPAMKRTAAIVRGRREKGLEAVVVVSAMAKVTDLLLSAASAAGRGDKAGSLAIGARLRHRHIDTSTALLEGERCVRVQQVLHQEFDALDDLLRGIAAVGELTPRTNDLVVSFGERLSSRMMAEALDQHGLQGAHVDARSCIITDASYGKAVPQDAAIEAKLAEIVLPLVAVGKTPVMGGFIGSTAEGVTTTLGRGGSDFTAALVGGGMHAGAIEIWTDVNGIMTTDPRICPDALRVKTISFEEAAELAYFGAKVLHPATILPAVQKSIPVWVLNSRNAENEGTKITAMAAKCASPFKSIAAKKRLTIIDVVASRMLMSHGYLKAVFDVFDKWKCAIDMVSTSEVSISLTVDSNQQLPEICAELAKIADVKMEGHKALVCLVGEDIRGHNGIAGQVFSAISHVNVRMISQGASEINMSFMIDEEDVEEAVRSLHNHFFANPDETVFDVANRVQLESKT